The following coding sequences are from one Bradyrhizobium sp. WSM471 window:
- a CDS encoding TIGR04295 family B12-binding domain-containing radical SAM protein codes for MTRVALINPNWDFGGSIYFGCRSPHLPLELGISEHYLKAAGHKTLLLDAHMFDLSLAEIEAELRAFGPDQIVITTAPTYLFWRCAPPELRVPQELAMAVRELAPILIAVGPHGSTVPKAALRKLGTDFIVMGECEASLLRLANGERDFPGLCFADGASLRVNGGPQAVAFKDQPPLDWPEEMIRRHHHHHHRFEAEPQAPGAEVESSRGCPYNCTFCAKENFRNAYRKRPASIVLEEIDGLRHQGIEYVYFIDEIFLPNAELLEGLTTRGLKFGVQTRIDLWKPDMLALLGRAGCVSIEAGIESLTVEGRAALAKNCKMTTDQLAERLVEARRHVPFVQANLIEVPEDDDPIVQRWRRTMQDAGIWANDPVPLYPYPGSPDYRKLWGEPDDFAWERAHRHYLAMFDQFSDVQNDRPVPLEALELQVAS; via the coding sequence ATGACGCGTGTTGCCCTCATCAATCCAAACTGGGACTTTGGCGGCAGCATCTATTTTGGCTGCCGATCCCCTCATCTTCCGCTCGAGCTCGGGATCTCCGAGCACTACCTAAAGGCGGCCGGGCACAAGACGCTGCTGCTCGACGCCCACATGTTCGACCTTTCTCTCGCCGAGATCGAAGCCGAGCTGCGCGCGTTTGGCCCCGATCAGATCGTCATCACGACGGCACCGACCTATCTGTTCTGGCGCTGCGCCCCTCCCGAGCTCCGCGTTCCCCAAGAGCTTGCGATGGCGGTGCGCGAATTGGCTCCGATCCTCATCGCGGTGGGTCCCCACGGCTCGACTGTGCCAAAAGCGGCGCTTCGAAAGCTCGGCACCGACTTCATCGTGATGGGCGAGTGCGAGGCCTCCTTGCTGCGTCTGGCCAATGGCGAGCGGGATTTTCCGGGCCTGTGCTTCGCCGATGGCGCATCGCTCCGCGTCAATGGCGGCCCGCAGGCGGTCGCGTTCAAGGATCAGCCGCCGCTCGACTGGCCGGAGGAGATGATCCGGCGGCACCACCATCACCATCATCGTTTCGAAGCGGAGCCGCAGGCGCCTGGTGCCGAGGTCGAGTCGTCCAGGGGATGTCCGTACAATTGCACCTTCTGCGCCAAGGAGAACTTCCGCAACGCCTACCGCAAGCGGCCTGCCTCCATCGTTCTCGAAGAGATCGATGGCCTGCGTCATCAGGGCATCGAATATGTCTATTTCATCGACGAGATTTTCCTACCGAACGCGGAACTGCTGGAAGGGCTGACCACACGCGGGCTGAAGTTCGGGGTGCAGACCCGTATCGACCTCTGGAAGCCGGACATGCTGGCTCTGCTCGGCCGCGCCGGCTGCGTCTCGATTGAAGCCGGAATCGAGAGCCTGACCGTCGAGGGCCGCGCCGCGCTCGCCAAGAACTGCAAGATGACGACCGACCAGCTTGCCGAACGGCTGGTTGAAGCGCGCCGTCACGTTCCTTTCGTGCAGGCCAATTTGATCGAAGTCCCCGAGGACGATGACCCCATCGTGCAGCGCTGGCGCCGCACCATGCAGGATGCCGGCATCTGGGCCAACGATCCGGTCCCGCTGTATCCCTATCCCGGCTCGCCGGATTATCGAAAGCTGTGGGGCGAGCCCGACGATTTCGCCTGGGAGCGCGCGCACCGGCACTATCTCGCGATGTTCGATCAGTTCAGCGACGTGCAGAACGATCGCCCGGTCCCGCTCGAGGCTCTCGAACTGCAGGTGGCATCATGA
- a CDS encoding glycosyltransferase family 4 protein, which produces MSRSSQLRILMTTDTVGGVWTYSSSLASSLAAEDADVTLVTTGPRARAGQLEMLRGSRVRLIETDLALEWQDPEGRDLSQARRVLAKLEAGIRPDVVHLNSFREATFAWRAPVVVVAHSCANSWGLACRDTSWLGEPKWRGYTERVTNAFDTAQAWVTPSQSFHDDIVEIYRPRSRGLVIWNGISPQGHAGRKQDMIFAAGRLWDRAKNIEVLAAAAPGLDWPVQVAGPADERPSASVTWLGHLPHEAMRAHLQHAAIFASPALYEPFGLSVLEAAAAGCALVLSDIPTFRELWSGAALFVDPTDSRALHRALAGLCTDDRERVRLQRAAFEHSLTYSLTRTTSAYLSLYEELLAVNHAPAPMEVRA; this is translated from the coding sequence ATGAGCCGCAGCTCGCAGCTCAGGATCCTGATGACGACCGATACCGTCGGAGGCGTCTGGACCTACTCGTCATCGCTTGCTTCGTCCCTTGCTGCGGAGGACGCCGACGTCACCCTGGTGACGACGGGTCCGCGCGCGCGAGCCGGCCAGCTTGAGATGCTCCGTGGCTCGCGGGTCCGCCTGATCGAAACGGACCTTGCACTCGAATGGCAGGACCCGGAAGGACGAGATCTGTCCCAGGCCAGGCGCGTCCTTGCGAAGCTCGAAGCGGGAATCCGGCCTGACGTCGTTCACCTCAATAGTTTTCGCGAGGCGACCTTCGCCTGGCGCGCTCCGGTGGTGGTCGTCGCGCATTCCTGCGCCAACTCCTGGGGGCTCGCCTGCCGCGATACGAGCTGGCTCGGCGAACCGAAATGGCGCGGCTACACCGAACGGGTGACGAACGCATTCGACACGGCACAGGCCTGGGTCACTCCCAGCCAATCCTTCCACGATGACATTGTGGAGATCTATCGGCCTCGCTCGCGCGGGCTCGTCATCTGGAATGGAATTAGCCCTCAGGGCCACGCGGGACGGAAGCAAGACATGATCTTTGCGGCGGGCCGGCTCTGGGACCGCGCCAAGAACATCGAGGTCCTGGCGGCTGCAGCGCCTGGGCTGGACTGGCCCGTTCAGGTCGCCGGGCCGGCGGATGAACGCCCTTCCGCTTCCGTCACCTGGCTCGGGCATTTGCCCCACGAAGCCATGCGCGCGCACTTGCAGCACGCCGCCATTTTCGCCAGCCCCGCGCTCTATGAGCCGTTCGGCCTCTCCGTTCTGGAAGCCGCGGCGGCGGGATGTGCCCTCGTCCTATCCGACATTCCCACTTTCAGGGAATTGTGGAGCGGGGCCGCGCTGTTCGTCGATCCCACCGACAGCAGGGCGCTGCATCGAGCACTCGCAGGTCTGTGCACCGACGATCGCGAGCGGGTGCGGCTGCAACGTGCCGCCTTTGAGCATTCCCTGACCTACTCGCTGACCCGAACCACGAGCGCCTATCTCAGCCTCTACGAGGAGCTGCTTGCCGTCAATCACGCGCCCGCCCCCATGGAGGTACGCGCATGA
- a CDS encoding glycosyltransferase has protein sequence MKCVLFYHAFTSCWNNGNAHFLRGYARELHALGHEVVVFEPIDGWSRLNAIREGGSQTMEDIPMLFPGIGIRRYDASLDLDEALHGADLVVVHEWNSPDLIADIGSRRAHGAPFTLLFHDTHHRAVSSPDELAQFDLDGFDGVLAFGEILRQIYLKLGWADRAFTWHEAADIALYHPLPDIERTDDVVWIGNWGDGERSAELNEFLVEPVAELKLRAGVYGVRYSDAALATIQAAGIRYGGWLPAHWAPIAFAGARATVHVPRGPYVRLLPGIPTIRVFEAMACGIPLVSAPWSDAEGLFPEGAYLSAADGTEMKRALRTLFDDRELWSATVETGLRTIKERHTCRHRAEQLVGIVQDLRASGHATQPLRYLGASA, from the coding sequence ATGAAATGTGTTCTGTTCTACCACGCGTTCACCTCCTGCTGGAACAACGGCAATGCCCATTTCCTGCGCGGCTATGCCCGCGAACTTCACGCGCTGGGTCATGAGGTCGTCGTGTTCGAGCCGATCGACGGCTGGAGCCGCTTGAATGCGATCCGCGAGGGTGGCAGTCAGACGATGGAGGACATTCCAATGCTGTTTCCCGGCATCGGTATCCGTCGCTACGACGCCTCCCTCGATCTCGATGAAGCGTTGCACGGCGCCGATCTCGTCGTCGTCCACGAATGGAATTCGCCTGATCTGATCGCGGACATCGGATCGAGACGGGCTCACGGCGCTCCGTTCACGCTGCTGTTCCACGACACCCATCATCGCGCCGTCAGCTCACCGGACGAACTTGCGCAATTCGACCTCGACGGCTTCGACGGTGTGCTCGCCTTCGGAGAGATCCTTCGTCAAATCTATCTGAAGCTCGGCTGGGCCGACCGGGCCTTCACCTGGCACGAGGCGGCCGACATCGCCCTGTACCATCCGCTGCCAGATATCGAGCGCACCGACGATGTCGTCTGGATTGGCAATTGGGGCGACGGCGAACGTAGCGCCGAGCTCAACGAATTTCTGGTCGAACCCGTGGCCGAGTTGAAGCTGCGCGCGGGGGTCTATGGCGTCCGCTATTCGGACGCGGCGCTCGCGACCATTCAGGCGGCAGGCATTCGGTATGGCGGCTGGCTGCCCGCACACTGGGCTCCCATTGCTTTCGCCGGCGCGCGCGCGACTGTCCACGTTCCCCGCGGCCCCTATGTCCGCTTGCTTCCGGGCATTCCAACCATTCGCGTCTTCGAAGCGATGGCGTGCGGCATTCCACTGGTCTCGGCCCCTTGGTCAGACGCGGAAGGCCTGTTCCCGGAAGGTGCCTATCTGAGCGCCGCTGACGGCACCGAAATGAAGCGGGCGCTTCGTACGCTGTTCGATGACCGGGAGTTATGGTCCGCTACCGTGGAGACCGGACTCCGGACAATCAAGGAGCGTCACACCTGCCGTCACCGGGCGGAGCAGCTAGTCGGCATCGTGCAGGACCTCAGGGCCTCAGGCCACGCCACACAGCCCTTGCGATATCTCGGAGCCTCCGCATGA
- a CDS encoding glycosyltransferase produces MKICFFGSSLVSSYWNGAATYYRGILKEIAALGHDVTFFEPDAFERQAHRDIDDPDWAKVVVYAATPDGWRSSLDGAARSSDMLVKASGVGVFDRELENAVAEIPSNAMRIYWDVDAPATLESVADNPDHHLRYAIRSYDMVLTYGGGDTVVSAYRGIGARDCVPIYNALDPATHFPAPPNPHFACDLSLLANRLPDREQRVERFFIDVARQLPEKTFLLGGSGWDSKDTPASLRKVGHVGTGDHNAFFGSGLATLNVNRDSMARYGFSPPTRVFEAIGAGACLITDQWDGIDHFLEPDREVLVAASGAEVAEHLAALRSDRAQAIAARARARILSHHTYRQRARQFNDLFAASNSRIEAAE; encoded by the coding sequence ATGAAGATCTGCTTCTTCGGATCCAGCCTCGTCTCGTCCTACTGGAACGGTGCCGCCACCTATTACCGCGGCATACTGAAGGAGATTGCCGCCCTCGGCCACGACGTCACATTCTTCGAGCCCGATGCTTTCGAGCGCCAGGCCCATCGCGACATCGACGATCCCGACTGGGCGAAGGTGGTGGTCTACGCCGCAACGCCCGACGGCTGGCGAAGCTCGCTCGACGGAGCCGCACGGTCGTCCGACATGCTGGTCAAGGCCAGCGGCGTCGGTGTCTTCGATCGGGAACTGGAGAACGCGGTCGCCGAAATTCCGTCGAATGCAATGCGCATCTACTGGGACGTCGATGCCCCCGCGACGCTGGAGTCGGTGGCGGACAATCCAGACCATCATCTGCGCTATGCGATCCGGTCCTACGACATGGTTTTGACCTATGGCGGCGGCGATACCGTCGTATCCGCCTATCGCGGCATCGGCGCGCGCGACTGCGTGCCGATCTACAATGCGCTCGACCCCGCCACACACTTTCCAGCGCCGCCAAATCCACACTTCGCGTGCGATCTGAGCTTGCTGGCAAATCGCCTCCCTGATCGCGAGCAACGCGTGGAGCGGTTCTTTATCGATGTCGCACGCCAATTGCCGGAAAAGACGTTCCTGCTCGGTGGATCGGGGTGGGACTCCAAAGACACGCCAGCCAGTCTGCGCAAGGTCGGGCATGTCGGCACCGGCGACCACAACGCCTTCTTCGGCTCCGGTCTGGCCACGCTGAACGTCAATCGCGACAGCATGGCGCGCTACGGCTTCTCGCCGCCAACACGCGTGTTCGAAGCCATTGGTGCCGGAGCCTGCCTGATCACCGACCAGTGGGACGGCATTGATCATTTTCTCGAGCCAGATCGCGAGGTGCTGGTGGCCGCGAGCGGGGCGGAGGTCGCAGAGCATCTTGCCGCACTGCGCTCCGACCGGGCCCAGGCGATCGCAGCGCGCGCTCGTGCGCGCATTCTGAGCCATCACACCTACCGGCAGCGCGCGCGCCAGTTCAACGATCTCTTTGCCGCAAGCAATTCGCGAATCGAGGCAGCAGAATGA
- a CDS encoding glycosyltransferase, which produces MNLNIVVVGLSVTSSWGNGHATTYRALIEALARRGHQVTFLERDVPWYREHRDLAKPSAWTVELYQSLKDIPQRFGKMIRDADLVVIGSYVPDGIAISEWITTHARGITAFYDIDTPVTLAKLEQGLDYLTAAMIPRFDLYLSFAGGPVPGMIEENYGSPLARVLYCSADTDIYAPQRAEKKWALGYLGTYSEDRQPVLEQLLLAPARTLSREQFVVAGAQYPDEVVWPANVARIEHLTPRHHPGFYAEQRFTLNATRADMRALGFSPSVRLFEAAACGTPVISDRWPGIETVFEPSREILLASSPRDVMEILRDMPEEQRRTIAQNARRRVLADHTSDHRARQVETYYAEASVRRRRKAPQLPASRPMQVAQI; this is translated from the coding sequence ATGAACCTCAATATCGTCGTCGTCGGTCTTTCGGTTACTTCGTCCTGGGGCAATGGCCATGCCACCACCTACCGCGCCCTGATCGAAGCCCTGGCACGACGAGGTCACCAGGTCACATTTCTCGAACGCGACGTCCCCTGGTATCGCGAGCATCGTGATCTTGCCAAGCCTTCCGCTTGGACCGTCGAGCTTTATCAATCCTTGAAGGACATCCCGCAGCGCTTCGGCAAGATGATCCGCGATGCCGATCTGGTGGTCATCGGTTCGTACGTACCCGACGGCATCGCGATCTCCGAATGGATCACGACTCACGCCCGGGGGATTACCGCCTTCTACGACATCGACACGCCGGTCACGCTTGCAAAGCTCGAGCAGGGCCTGGACTACCTGACCGCGGCGATGATCCCGCGCTTCGACCTTTATTTGTCCTTTGCCGGCGGCCCGGTGCCGGGCATGATCGAGGAGAACTATGGCAGTCCGCTAGCTCGGGTGCTGTATTGCAGTGCCGACACCGACATCTACGCGCCGCAACGCGCGGAGAAGAAATGGGCCCTGGGCTATCTCGGAACCTACAGCGAGGACCGGCAGCCGGTTCTGGAGCAGTTGCTGCTCGCCCCTGCTCGCACTCTGTCACGCGAGCAATTCGTCGTCGCCGGCGCGCAATATCCCGACGAGGTGGTCTGGCCCGCCAATGTCGCCCGGATCGAGCACCTCACGCCCAGACATCATCCGGGATTTTACGCAGAGCAACGCTTTACGCTAAACGCCACCCGTGCCGACATGCGCGCGCTCGGCTTCTCGCCCAGCGTTCGGCTGTTCGAAGCGGCCGCGTGCGGCACGCCCGTCATCTCGGACCGGTGGCCCGGAATCGAGACCGTCTTCGAGCCTTCCCGGGAAATCCTGCTCGCATCGAGCCCCCGCGACGTCATGGAGATCCTGCGCGACATGCCCGAGGAGCAAAGGCGCACGATCGCGCAAAACGCACGGCGCCGCGTTCTGGCCGACCACACCTCCGACCATCGCGCCCGGCAAGTGGAGACCTACTACGCCGAGGCATCGGTGCGTCGCCGCCGGAAAGCCCCGCAACTTCCCGCCTCGCGTCCCATGCAGGTCGCCCAAATCTGA
- a CDS encoding UDP-glucuronic acid decarboxylase family protein, whose protein sequence is MTLQTRINASRRSPTVLVAGGAGFIGSHLCDALLQHGHTVICLDNLFTGTIDNIRPLLNHPNFRFIEHDVRDPAEIEGDIDRIYSLACPASPRHYQKDPVGTMKTCVLGTINMLELAQRKGARVLQASTSEVYGDPEVHPQPETYLGNVNPIGPRACYDEGKRAAETLMFDYHRMYGVEIKVARIFNTYGPRMLENDGRVVSNFIVQALRGEPITIYGGGTQTRSFCFVDDLVRGLQLLMESPSSITGPCNLGNPHEVTIEAIARDVLAYTDSISPLRFEELPKDDPKRRKPVIDTAVRALGWRPRVALKDGLRATIAYFAMRMAGEAPALVPAIAPRRGGRTGARGQLTIADRQ, encoded by the coding sequence ATGACACTTCAGACCCGCATCAACGCGTCCCGCCGCTCTCCCACCGTTCTGGTGGCCGGCGGCGCCGGCTTCATCGGATCCCACCTCTGCGACGCGCTTCTGCAGCACGGCCACACCGTGATCTGCCTCGACAACCTGTTTACGGGAACGATCGACAACATCCGGCCGCTGCTCAATCATCCGAATTTTCGCTTCATCGAACATGACGTGCGCGATCCCGCCGAGATCGAGGGCGACATCGACCGGATCTACAGCCTCGCCTGCCCGGCGTCGCCCCGTCACTATCAGAAAGATCCGGTCGGCACGATGAAGACGTGCGTGCTCGGCACCATCAACATGCTTGAGCTCGCGCAGCGGAAAGGCGCCCGGGTGCTGCAGGCATCGACCAGCGAAGTCTACGGCGATCCCGAGGTCCATCCCCAGCCCGAAACCTATCTCGGCAACGTCAATCCGATCGGACCCCGGGCCTGCTACGATGAGGGCAAGCGGGCCGCGGAGACGCTGATGTTCGATTACCATCGCATGTACGGGGTCGAAATCAAGGTCGCGCGCATCTTCAACACCTACGGACCCCGGATGCTGGAGAATGACGGACGCGTGGTCTCCAACTTCATCGTGCAGGCACTTCGCGGAGAGCCGATCACGATCTATGGAGGTGGTACGCAGACCAGGAGCTTCTGTTTCGTCGACGATCTCGTGCGCGGCCTCCAGCTGCTCATGGAGAGTCCATCCTCGATTACCGGTCCGTGCAATCTGGGCAACCCCCACGAGGTCACCATCGAGGCTATTGCGCGCGACGTGCTGGCGTACACGGACTCAATTTCCCCGCTCCGGTTCGAGGAGTTGCCCAAGGACGATCCAAAGCGCCGCAAACCGGTGATCGACACAGCCGTTCGAGCGCTGGGATGGCGCCCGCGCGTGGCGCTCAAAGACGGTCTCAGGGCGACGATCGCCTATTTCGCCATGCGCATGGCCGGGGAAGCGCCGGCACTCGTTCCTGCCATTGCACCGCGCAGGGGCGGACGTACCGGGGCACGCGGCCAGCTGACGATCGCCGATCGGCAGTGA
- a CDS encoding ferritin-like domain-containing protein, which produces MTNAARDTFVVGLRNAHAMEVQARELMERQSERLDEYPEVKAKVAAHLQETNEQLKRLERCLEACGESTSSLKDTTQSMMANMQAMAHSVAGDEILKNTFANNAFENFEIAAYKSLLALCGAAGLAEAKEPLETSLKEEQRMAAWIDSNIEKVTMEYLAHQRQAA; this is translated from the coding sequence ATGACGAACGCAGCCCGCGATACATTCGTAGTCGGATTACGTAATGCGCATGCGATGGAAGTGCAGGCGCGAGAGCTGATGGAACGTCAGTCGGAACGACTGGACGAATATCCCGAGGTCAAGGCCAAGGTCGCCGCCCACCTTCAAGAGACCAACGAGCAGCTGAAGCGCTTGGAGAGATGCCTGGAAGCCTGCGGCGAGAGTACCTCCAGCCTCAAGGATACGACGCAATCCATGATGGCGAACATGCAAGCCATGGCACATTCAGTTGCCGGCGACGAGATTCTCAAGAACACATTCGCCAACAATGCCTTCGAGAATTTCGAGATCGCTGCCTACAAATCTTTGCTCGCCCTCTGCGGCGCCGCTGGGCTCGCGGAGGCCAAGGAGCCGCTCGAGACATCGCTGAAGGAGGAGCAGCGCATGGCCGCCTGGATCGACTCAAACATCGAGAAGGTGACAATGGAATATCTGGCGCATCAGCGCCAGGCAGCCTGA
- a CDS encoding NADH-quinone oxidoreductase subunit B family protein: MAGSSPHVSNSGPSLGRPGPGSPGFGRPGEGQPDNASDPFFMTIRDDLADKGFFTASAEELITWARTGSLMWMTFGLACCAVEMMQMSMPRYDAERFGFAPRASPRQSDVIIVAGTLTNKMAPAFRKIYDQMPEPRYVISMGSCANGGGYYHYSYSVVRGCDRVVPVDIYVPGCPPTAEALLYGVMLLQKKIRRIGTIER; this comes from the coding sequence ATGGCAGGCAGCTCTCCGCACGTCAGCAACTCAGGCCCTTCGCTTGGCCGGCCTGGACCGGGCAGCCCCGGATTTGGCCGGCCCGGTGAGGGACAGCCGGACAACGCTTCCGATCCGTTCTTCATGACGATTCGCGACGATCTTGCGGACAAGGGCTTCTTCACGGCAAGCGCGGAGGAGCTGATCACCTGGGCGCGAACCGGGTCGCTGATGTGGATGACGTTCGGGCTCGCCTGCTGCGCGGTCGAGATGATGCAGATGTCGATGCCGCGCTATGACGCCGAACGCTTCGGATTCGCGCCGCGCGCGTCGCCACGCCAGTCAGATGTGATCATCGTCGCGGGCACGCTCACCAACAAGATGGCGCCGGCGTTTCGCAAAATCTACGATCAGATGCCTGAGCCGCGCTACGTGATCTCGATGGGGTCGTGCGCCAACGGCGGTGGTTACTACCACTATTCGTACTCGGTCGTGCGCGGCTGCGATCGCGTCGTGCCTGTCGACATCTACGTGCCCGGCTGCCCGCCGACTGCAGAGGCGCTGCTGTACGGCGTGATGCTGCTTCAGAAGAAGATCCGGCGGATCGGCACGATCGAGCGCTAG
- a CDS encoding SIR2 family protein — MNQQATGHAFEERPPHEVLAAAVKRRCAILFVGAGVSMAVGLPSWQSLIDHLLDDLGLERNVIDGMHGGYQMLAEYYRLKRGGIGPLRSWLDRNWRVDPDRIAASRLHQLIVELDFPTIYTTNYDRNLETAFEVLEKPYAKISNAKDIASARSGVTHIIKFHGDFDDDASLVLTETDFLNRLAFDSPLDIRFRADALGSTLLFIGYSMSDPNIRLLLHRIWQSWDESGHRQDRPRSFVFVTQRNPVQEAVLANWGITTIAPPDGVSLDDGVSRFLLDIRQRIDRKT; from the coding sequence ATGAACCAGCAGGCGACCGGACACGCATTCGAGGAGCGACCGCCTCATGAGGTCCTGGCCGCTGCGGTCAAGCGGCGCTGCGCGATCCTGTTCGTCGGCGCCGGCGTCTCGATGGCTGTCGGCCTGCCGTCCTGGCAATCTCTGATCGACCATCTGCTGGATGACCTTGGACTTGAACGCAACGTGATCGATGGAATGCACGGCGGCTACCAGATGCTGGCGGAGTACTACCGGCTGAAGCGCGGCGGAATTGGCCCGCTCCGCAGCTGGCTCGACCGCAACTGGCGCGTCGACCCGGACAGGATCGCGGCCTCACGGCTCCACCAGCTGATTGTGGAGCTCGATTTTCCGACCATTTACACCACGAACTACGACCGCAACCTCGAGACGGCATTCGAGGTTCTGGAAAAGCCCTATGCCAAGATCAGCAACGCAAAGGACATTGCAAGCGCCCGTTCCGGCGTCACGCACATCATCAAGTTTCATGGCGACTTCGACGACGATGCCTCGCTCGTCCTGACCGAGACCGACTTCCTCAACCGGCTCGCGTTCGACTCGCCACTCGATATCCGGTTTCGCGCCGATGCCTTGGGCAGCACGCTGCTTTTCATCGGATACAGCATGTCCGATCCCAACATTCGGCTCCTGCTGCACCGGATTTGGCAGAGTTGGGACGAATCCGGGCACCGCCAGGATCGACCGAGGTCCTTCGTTTTCGTCACGCAACGCAATCCTGTGCAGGAAGCGGTGTTGGCGAATTGGGGCATCACCACCATAGCGCCGCCTGACGGCGTCAGCCTGGATGATGGTGTTAGCCGATTTTTGCTGGACATCCGCCAGCGTATCGACCGAAAGACCTAA
- a CDS encoding NUDIX hydrolase, which translates to MGKKQFAALPFTLNNSELRVMLITTRRKGRWSVPKGSPMRKTEPHRTAALEAYEEAGLVGVTAKRALGFFKHRKRKGDRKRTMDVAVFPMRVHGQERWWPEKGEREAIWVSPKKASRLVHKAQLRRLIARFAAQTEKTPSSPLVDAVTRGTRVPSNNSR; encoded by the coding sequence ATGGGCAAGAAACAATTCGCCGCGTTGCCGTTCACGCTGAACAATTCCGAATTGCGCGTGATGCTGATCACGACCAGGCGCAAGGGCAGGTGGAGCGTCCCGAAGGGATCTCCGATGCGCAAGACGGAGCCGCATCGTACGGCTGCGCTGGAGGCGTACGAGGAGGCCGGTCTTGTCGGCGTCACCGCAAAGCGCGCGCTCGGGTTCTTCAAGCATCGCAAGCGGAAGGGTGATCGCAAGCGGACCATGGACGTCGCCGTCTTTCCCATGAGGGTCCACGGGCAGGAGCGCTGGTGGCCGGAAAAGGGAGAGCGCGAAGCAATCTGGGTCTCGCCGAAGAAGGCGAGCCGTCTGGTGCACAAGGCGCAGCTTCGGCGTCTAATCGCACGCTTCGCGGCGCAGACGGAGAAGACCCCCTCCTCACCGTTGGTCGATGCTGTGACTCGAGGAACCCGGGTGCCCTCCAATAATTCAAGGTAG
- a CDS encoding succinate dehydrogenase iron-sulfur subunit produces MVEFRLPKHSRVEKGRIWPKPDSKSLREFQVYRWNPDDGRNPRLDTYFVDMSDCGPMVLDGLIWIKNNIDSTLTFRRSCREGVCGSCSMNIAGQNALACTKSMSEDVPQGEPLRVLPLPHQPVVKDLVPDLTNFYAQLALIEPWLQTVSPTPQKEWRQSHEDRAKLDGLYECILCACCSTSCPSYWWNSERFLGPAALIQAARWVNDSRDEATGERLDKLEDPFRIYRCHTILNCAKACPKGLNPGEAISGLRLKMVERKF; encoded by the coding sequence ATGGTCGAGTTCAGGCTTCCGAAACACTCCCGCGTCGAAAAGGGAAGGATCTGGCCCAAGCCGGACAGCAAATCGTTGCGCGAATTCCAGGTCTATCGCTGGAATCCCGACGACGGTCGCAATCCGCGGCTCGACACCTACTTCGTCGATATGAGCGATTGCGGGCCCATGGTGCTGGACGGTCTGATCTGGATCAAGAACAACATCGACTCTACGCTGACATTCAGACGGTCCTGCCGCGAAGGCGTGTGCGGCTCCTGCTCGATGAATATCGCCGGCCAGAACGCGCTCGCCTGCACCAAGTCCATGAGCGAGGACGTCCCGCAAGGCGAGCCGCTGCGCGTCCTGCCTTTGCCGCACCAGCCCGTGGTGAAGGACCTCGTTCCGGACCTGACGAATTTCTACGCCCAGCTCGCATTGATCGAGCCTTGGCTGCAAACCGTGTCGCCCACGCCGCAGAAGGAATGGCGGCAGAGCCATGAGGATCGGGCCAAGCTCGATGGGCTGTACGAATGCATCCTCTGCGCCTGCTGCTCGACGTCGTGCCCAAGCTATTGGTGGAATTCCGAGCGTTTCCTCGGCCCGGCGGCCCTGATCCAGGCGGCGCGGTGGGTCAATGACAGCCGCGACGAGGCGACGGGCGAGCGTCTCGACAAGCTCGAAGACCCCTTCAGGATCTATCGCTGTCACACCATCCTCAACTGCGCGAAGGCGTGTCCCAAGGGCTTGAATCCGGGCGAAGCCATTTCCGGATTGCGCCTCAAGATGGTCGAACGGAAGTTCTGA
- a CDS encoding DUF2243 domain-containing protein: protein MKDSNSSSFPISAGVLLGLGLGGFFDGIVFHQLLQWHHMLSGWYPLDSIENVKLNTTWDGIFHSAAYVVVLLGLYVLWQRARRSDIHLSGSRCLGAILLGWGIFNLVEGVMDHEILKLHRVNETVPDEQRIFWDIGFLLWGAAMLVVGVAVARACKQGRVHAESSLQAR from the coding sequence ATGAAAGACAGCAATTCATCCAGCTTCCCGATTTCCGCGGGTGTCCTTCTCGGGCTTGGTCTGGGCGGGTTTTTCGACGGCATCGTGTTTCATCAGTTGCTGCAATGGCATCATATGTTAAGCGGCTGGTACCCGCTCGACTCGATCGAAAACGTCAAGCTCAACACGACCTGGGACGGCATCTTCCACAGCGCGGCCTATGTTGTTGTGCTCCTCGGCCTGTATGTGCTGTGGCAACGGGCGCGCAGGTCCGACATTCACTTGTCGGGCAGCCGGTGTCTCGGCGCGATCTTGCTCGGTTGGGGCATCTTCAATCTGGTTGAAGGCGTGATGGACCATGAGATCTTGAAGCTGCATCGGGTGAATGAGACGGTCCCTGACGAGCAGCGCATCTTCTGGGACATCGGCTTCCTGCTATGGGGTGCGGCCATGCTGGTTGTCGGCGTCGCCGTGGCGCGTGCTTGCAAGCAAGGGAGGGTCCATGCGGAAAGCAGTCTACAGGCTCGCTAG